One window from the genome of Pseudalkalibacillus hwajinpoensis encodes:
- a CDS encoding tetratricopeptide repeat protein encodes MRKELHASSEMKGRLIPFVQDGDYFYKKAMRAYQQRNLDKAKQHLERAVKLVPEEVDYICQLAAVLSELGEYEASNEWLKFVLDDLDPEYYDCYFFLANNYAHMGLFKQTEENARTYLEHEPEGEFIEDAEELVDLILFEQSEDLPQEIGEEEQLIQEHEAARKAIESGQFLDAIDLLERMTEVYSEFWPAYNNLALAYFYSEQYEEAIQVLDDVLTKNEGNLNAVCNLTLFYDFLGQHVKRDVMLERLKNVYPIHPDHSYKLGSTFGFLGQHELAYHWLRKAEVTRHTWDAPFYHWLAVSAFHLDRPDLARRNWKKMQQVESSNEMASRYLAELEQGTLDKNQLSYRSQMSVSKEHEAKHDYHARMTHLMLLYTRRDPEGASILQSYCRRKDESLIVKELSAYIALTLSDEPVQIVNEKDEYMVYTQTDFPDHVLSGMRVIAELEQADISDSDLHELIAMIWLPCYVKLSESGKAFQNQKATAAAMLYMWHKVNQTDVTQIDVANAFGVSGSTVYAYRKKLTRLL; translated from the coding sequence ATGAGGAAAGAACTTCATGCTTCTTCGGAAATGAAAGGCCGACTGATTCCGTTCGTTCAGGACGGAGATTATTTTTATAAAAAGGCTATGAGAGCCTATCAGCAACGGAATTTGGATAAAGCAAAACAGCATCTTGAACGTGCGGTTAAACTTGTCCCCGAAGAAGTCGATTATATATGTCAACTTGCAGCGGTCCTGTCGGAATTAGGCGAATATGAAGCATCAAATGAATGGCTCAAATTTGTACTTGACGATCTTGATCCTGAATACTATGATTGCTACTTTTTTCTTGCGAACAATTACGCACATATGGGTCTGTTTAAACAAACGGAAGAGAATGCGCGAACTTACCTTGAGCACGAACCTGAGGGAGAATTTATTGAAGATGCAGAAGAGCTCGTAGATCTTATTTTATTCGAGCAGTCGGAAGATTTACCTCAGGAGATTGGTGAAGAAGAGCAGCTGATTCAGGAGCATGAAGCTGCACGTAAAGCCATTGAATCCGGCCAATTTCTTGATGCCATAGATTTACTGGAGCGGATGACGGAGGTTTACTCTGAATTCTGGCCTGCCTATAACAACCTTGCGCTAGCTTATTTTTATAGCGAGCAATATGAGGAAGCTATTCAAGTACTAGATGATGTTCTGACGAAAAACGAAGGGAACTTGAATGCGGTTTGTAACCTCACGCTTTTCTATGATTTCCTTGGCCAACACGTCAAACGCGATGTCATGCTTGAACGGTTGAAGAATGTTTATCCGATTCATCCTGATCATTCATATAAGCTTGGGAGTACATTTGGATTCTTAGGTCAACATGAGCTAGCATATCACTGGCTACGTAAAGCAGAAGTAACACGCCACACATGGGATGCACCATTCTATCATTGGCTGGCTGTCTCTGCTTTTCACCTCGATCGTCCTGATCTTGCGAGACGTAATTGGAAAAAGATGCAGCAAGTGGAATCATCTAATGAAATGGCGAGCCGCTATCTTGCTGAACTAGAGCAAGGGACGCTTGATAAAAATCAGCTAAGCTACCGATCCCAAATGTCGGTTTCAAAGGAGCATGAAGCGAAACATGATTATCATGCGAGAATGACGCATCTTATGCTGCTCTATACAAGACGTGATCCTGAAGGCGCATCAATTCTGCAATCGTATTGCAGACGTAAAGATGAGTCCCTTATTGTAAAGGAACTGTCAGCTTATATTGCGCTTACGCTTTCTGATGAACCTGTTCAAATTGTAAATGAAAAAGATGAATATATGGTTTACACTCAGACAGACTTCCCTGATCACGTTCTTTCAGGTATGCGTGTGATTGCTGAGCTCGAGCAGGCAGACATCAGTGACTCAGATTTGCATGAGCTAATTGCGATGATCTGGTTACCTTGTTATGTTAAGCTTTCAGAAAGTGGCAAAGCATTTCAGAATCAGAAAGCCACTGCTGCAGCCATGCTCTACATGTGGCATAAAGTTAACCAAACGGATGTGACTCAAATCGACGTAGCAAATGCGTTCGGTGTATCTGGGTCAACAGTTTATGCCTATCGTAAAAAGTTAACTCGATTACTTTAG
- the hisB gene encoding imidazoleglycerol-phosphate dehydratase HisB has translation MGEERKSSISRETSETSINLSFGVDGSGKTDLQTGVPFLTHMLDLFTKHGKFDLAIAANGDTEVDDHHTTEDIGICLGEALKQALGTKEGIKRYGNAFVPMDDALAQVVVDLSNRPHLEYRVELPSNRVGTFDTELVHEFLWKLAIEARMNLHVIVHYGHNTHHIIEAIFKALGRALDEATLIDPRVKGVPSTKGML, from the coding sequence ATGGGTGAAGAGAGAAAAAGTTCGATTTCAAGAGAAACATCTGAAACATCGATTAACCTTTCATTTGGGGTAGATGGAAGCGGGAAAACAGATTTACAAACCGGCGTTCCTTTTCTTACTCATATGCTTGATCTGTTCACGAAGCACGGAAAGTTTGATTTAGCCATTGCTGCGAACGGAGATACCGAAGTGGATGATCACCACACAACGGAAGACATTGGTATTTGTCTAGGGGAAGCGTTGAAACAAGCACTTGGTACGAAAGAAGGCATTAAGCGGTATGGAAATGCGTTTGTGCCGATGGATGACGCGCTTGCGCAGGTAGTGGTTGATCTAAGCAACCGTCCTCATCTTGAATATCGTGTTGAATTGCCATCGAATCGCGTAGGGACATTTGATACCGAATTGGTTCATGAGTTTTTATGGAAGCTTGCCATTGAAGCAAGAATGAACTTACACGTGATTGTTCACTATGGTCACAATACGCACCACATCATTGAAGCCATTTTTAAAGCGCTAGGACGTGCTTTAGACGAAGCAACGCTTATTGATCCTCGTGTAAAAGGCGTGCCATCAACGAAAGGAATGCTGTAA
- the hisA gene encoding 1-(5-phosphoribosyl)-5-[(5-phosphoribosylamino)methylideneamino]imidazole-4-carboxamide isomerase, whose protein sequence is MPITIYPAIDMRGGKCVRLLQGDYNKETVYGDSPFDMAKQFADDGAEWIHMVDLDGAREGKRVNDRHVLEVANGLSARVQVGGGVRTEEDVAYYLENGVDRIILGSSAISDPDFVKRMLERYKEKIAIGIDARDGYVAVEGWLKTSEIKAVDLGKELAEHGAEVFIFTDISKDGTLSGPNVEAIAELGEATGKEVIASGGISNLDDVKSLQQRSDSISGAIIGKALYTNQFTLKQALEV, encoded by the coding sequence ATGCCAATTACGATCTATCCTGCTATTGATATGAGAGGCGGCAAATGTGTGCGCCTTTTGCAAGGTGACTATAACAAAGAAACGGTTTACGGCGATTCACCATTTGATATGGCAAAGCAATTTGCAGATGATGGGGCCGAGTGGATTCACATGGTTGATCTTGACGGTGCGAGAGAAGGTAAGCGCGTGAATGATCGTCACGTTCTTGAGGTCGCCAATGGGTTATCAGCACGTGTCCAGGTTGGCGGCGGGGTTCGAACTGAAGAAGATGTCGCTTATTACCTTGAAAACGGTGTTGATCGTATTATTCTCGGTAGTAGCGCCATTTCAGATCCTGACTTCGTGAAAAGAATGCTTGAGCGCTATAAAGAAAAAATCGCGATTGGTATCGATGCAAGAGATGGATATGTCGCTGTCGAAGGCTGGTTGAAAACCTCTGAAATCAAAGCGGTGGATCTTGGCAAGGAACTCGCTGAACACGGAGCGGAAGTTTTCATTTTCACGGATATTTCAAAGGACGGCACGCTGTCTGGGCCAAACGTTGAGGCAATTGCTGAACTTGGTGAGGCTACGGGGAAAGAAGTGATCGCTTCAGGTGGGATAAGTAACCTTGACGATGTAAAAAGTCTTCAGCAAAGAAGTGATTCGATTAGCGGTGCGATCATCGGGAAAGCTCTTTATACAAATCAATTTACATTAAAACAGGCGCTGGAGGTCTAG
- the hisIE gene encoding bifunctional phosphoribosyl-AMP cyclohydrolase/phosphoribosyl-ATP diphosphatase HisIE: MNTEMIQFDEKGLVPAIVQDAASKEVLTLAYMNKESLTKTIETKETWFYSRSREELWHKGETSGNTQQVLDLRYDCDQDAVLVLVNPAGPACHKGTYSCFNDSLLSEEVKPDADRFAILNTLEEVIAKREAERPEGAYTTYLFKEGVDKILKKVGEEASEVIIAAKNRDHEELTWESADLIFHWMVLLREQECSLDDVLQVLEERHASK, translated from the coding sequence ATGAATACCGAAATGATCCAATTTGATGAAAAAGGTCTAGTGCCAGCGATTGTACAGGATGCAGCAAGTAAAGAAGTTCTCACACTTGCTTATATGAACAAAGAGTCCCTTACGAAAACGATTGAAACAAAAGAAACGTGGTTTTACAGTCGCTCTCGTGAAGAACTCTGGCATAAAGGAGAGACTTCAGGTAATACGCAACAGGTATTGGATCTACGTTATGACTGCGATCAAGACGCCGTCCTTGTACTTGTGAACCCTGCGGGACCTGCCTGCCATAAAGGAACCTATTCTTGCTTCAATGATTCCTTACTTTCAGAAGAAGTAAAGCCGGACGCTGATCGCTTCGCCATACTCAATACGCTTGAAGAAGTGATTGCGAAAAGAGAAGCAGAGCGTCCTGAAGGGGCTTATACTACGTATCTCTTTAAGGAAGGTGTCGATAAAATACTGAAGAAGGTAGGAGAAGAGGCTTCTGAAGTTATTATTGCAGCGAAAAACCGCGACCACGAAGAACTTACGTGGGAATCAGCGGATCTCATTTTCCACTGGATGGTTCTGTTAAGAGAGCAGGAATGTTCGCTTGATGACGTCCTTCAAGTACTTGAGGAACGACACGCTTCGAAATAA
- the trxB gene encoding thioredoxin-disulfide reductase has product MKEVKQMSEKIYDVIIVGAGPAGMTAAVYTSRANLDVLMIERGIPGGQMANTEDVENYPGFDSILGPDLSTKMFEHAKKFGAQYQYGDVKEIRDNGDYKTVVSGNQEFHAKAIIVTSGAEYKKIGVPGEAEYSGRGVSYCAVCDGAFFKNKELVVVGGGDSAVEEGVYLTRFASKVTIVHRRDQLRAQKILQQRAFDNEKIDFIWNHTIKEILGENGKVSKTLLVNTVTGEEREFSADGVFIYIGMLPLNQAVSGLEITNEEGYIVTDENMATKVPGIYAAGDIRDKMLRQIVTATGDGSIAAQSVQHYIESLEDAGKEALV; this is encoded by the coding sequence GTGAAGGAAGTGAAACAGATGAGTGAAAAAATTTATGATGTCATTATTGTCGGTGCCGGTCCTGCAGGTATGACTGCAGCTGTATACACTTCTCGTGCTAATCTCGATGTTCTTATGATTGAACGCGGGATTCCGGGCGGACAAATGGCAAATACAGAAGATGTAGAAAACTATCCAGGATTTGATAGTATTCTTGGTCCAGATCTATCTACAAAAATGTTTGAGCACGCGAAGAAATTTGGCGCTCAATATCAATATGGTGATGTAAAAGAAATTCGAGATAATGGTGATTACAAAACAGTTGTCTCCGGAAATCAAGAATTCCACGCGAAAGCCATTATTGTAACAAGCGGAGCTGAATACAAGAAAATTGGTGTACCTGGTGAAGCTGAGTACAGTGGTCGTGGCGTATCTTATTGCGCAGTTTGTGACGGGGCTTTCTTTAAAAACAAAGAACTCGTTGTTGTAGGTGGAGGAGACTCTGCTGTTGAGGAAGGTGTGTATCTTACTCGATTTGCATCTAAAGTAACGATTGTACACAGACGTGATCAGCTAAGAGCACAGAAGATTCTTCAGCAACGTGCGTTTGATAATGAAAAAATCGACTTTATCTGGAATCATACAATAAAAGAAATTCTAGGTGAAAATGGGAAAGTGAGCAAAACGCTTCTTGTGAACACTGTAACGGGCGAAGAGCGTGAATTCAGTGCAGATGGCGTCTTTATCTACATCGGTATGCTTCCATTAAATCAGGCCGTTAGCGGACTTGAGATTACAAATGAAGAAGGTTATATCGTAACAGATGAAAACATGGCGACGAAGGTTCCAGGCATCTATGCAGCTGGTGACATTCGAGACAAAATGCTTCGTCAAATCGTAACAGCTACTGGTGATGGAAGTATTGCTGCACAATCTGTTCAGCACTACATTGAATCACTAGAAGACGCTGGAAAAGAAGCGTTAGTTTAA
- the hisF gene encoding imidazole glycerol phosphate synthase subunit HisF — MLTKRIIPCLDVKDGRVVKGIQFVGLRDAGDPVELARVYDEEGADELVFLDISASHEGRETMVDVVRQVAAELAIPFTVGGGINKLEDMKRVLRAGADKVSMNTAAVLRPELIREGADYFGTQCMVVAIDAKWEDETQSWRVYTHGGRTATEWDAVEWAIKAQEMGAGEILLTSMNADGSKDGFDVPLTKAIGDAVSIPVIASGGAGSSEDFLEVFHDASADAALAASIFHYKETSLSHVKDYLKQNGVAIR; from the coding sequence ATGCTAACAAAGCGAATTATTCCATGTCTTGATGTAAAAGACGGCCGCGTTGTGAAAGGTATCCAATTTGTTGGTCTGAGAGACGCCGGTGATCCAGTTGAATTAGCAAGAGTGTATGATGAAGAAGGCGCTGATGAACTCGTTTTTCTAGATATATCAGCTTCTCATGAAGGAAGAGAAACGATGGTTGATGTGGTAAGGCAAGTTGCAGCAGAGCTTGCCATTCCTTTCACAGTTGGTGGAGGCATTAATAAGCTTGAGGATATGAAGCGTGTACTTCGTGCCGGAGCTGATAAAGTATCGATGAATACCGCCGCTGTTCTTCGTCCAGAATTAATTCGTGAAGGTGCCGATTATTTTGGGACGCAGTGCATGGTTGTGGCGATTGACGCGAAGTGGGAAGATGAAACACAATCATGGCGTGTGTATACGCACGGTGGTCGGACTGCGACGGAATGGGATGCAGTTGAATGGGCAATCAAGGCACAGGAAATGGGCGCAGGAGAAATATTACTAACTAGTATGAATGCGGATGGCAGTAAAGATGGTTTTGATGTTCCTTTAACGAAAGCAATTGGAGATGCCGTCTCAATTCCAGTGATTGCATCAGGAGGAGCAGGGTCTTCAGAAGATTTTCTCGAAGTCTTCCATGATGCTTCAGCAGATGCTGCTCTTGCGGCGTCCATCTTCCATTATAAAGAAACCTCTCTATCACATGTGAAAGATTACTTAAAACAAAACGGGGTGGCGATTCGATGA
- the whiA gene encoding DNA-binding protein WhiA: MSFAADTKKELTQLESKPCCARSELAALIRMNGSISFGNRQLILNIPTEHAAIARRIYTLIKRIYNFDVELLVRKKMRLKKNNVYIVRVSAKARDLLEDLGIMDNAFTFTRVISKDFTKKSCCKRSYLRGAFLAGGSINHPETSYHLEIFSMYEEHTESLCNLMNEFGLNAKMLERKKGYIVYIKEGEKITEFLSVVGAHQALLYFEDVRIMKDMRNSVNRIVNCETANLNKTVGAAFRQVENIRFIQKEVGLEILPDKLREIAELRVKHQDVTLKELGEMVTGGAISKSGINHRLRKIDQIADKLRDGKPIS; encoded by the coding sequence ATGTCATTTGCTGCTGATACAAAGAAAGAATTGACGCAGTTAGAAAGTAAACCTTGCTGTGCAAGATCAGAACTAGCAGCACTTATTCGAATGAATGGATCGATCTCGTTTGGAAACAGACAGCTGATCCTAAACATTCCGACTGAACATGCTGCCATTGCAAGAAGAATTTATACGCTCATTAAGCGGATATACAACTTCGATGTTGAACTACTTGTCCGTAAAAAAATGAGGCTGAAGAAAAACAATGTATATATTGTCCGTGTCTCAGCCAAAGCAAGAGATCTCCTTGAAGATCTCGGTATAATGGATAATGCCTTTACGTTCACTAGAGTAATCTCAAAGGATTTTACCAAAAAGTCTTGTTGTAAACGTTCTTATCTAAGAGGAGCATTTCTGGCGGGTGGATCAATCAATCATCCTGAAACCTCTTATCATCTTGAGATCTTCTCAATGTACGAAGAGCATACGGAATCGCTTTGTAACTTAATGAATGAATTTGGATTAAACGCGAAAATGCTTGAGCGAAAGAAAGGGTATATCGTTTATATCAAAGAAGGCGAGAAGATTACGGAGTTCTTAAGTGTTGTCGGTGCCCATCAGGCGCTACTCTATTTTGAGGATGTACGCATTATGAAAGACATGCGGAATTCTGTTAATCGTATCGTGAATTGCGAAACGGCTAATTTGAATAAAACGGTAGGCGCGGCTTTTCGGCAGGTTGAGAATATTCGCTTCATCCAAAAGGAAGTTGGTTTAGAAATTCTTCCTGATAAGTTAAGAGAGATCGCTGAACTTCGCGTGAAGCATCAAGATGTTACACTGAAAGAACTCGGTGAGATGGTTACTGGCGGAGCTATTAGTAAATCAGGGATCAATCATAGATTACGAAAGATTGACCAGATTGCTGATAAGCTTCGTGATGGTAAACCGATCTCCTAA
- a CDS encoding gluconeogenesis factor YvcK family protein gives MDDTNLPKAVVIGGGTGLSVLLRGLKKFPVDITAIVTVADDGGSSGRLRDEFDIPPPGDVRNVITALSEVEPLLEGLMQHRFKNGNGLSGHSLGNLMLAAMTDITGDFVTGVREMCRVLNVRGEVLPASNRSIVLHAEMRDGTFVQGESQIPKVNKAIKRVFLSPPGIKALPESLQAIREADLIVLGPGSLYTSILPNLLVPGIAEEIQQSKARKVYVCNVMTQLGETENYTASDHVQALIDHIGYKLMDTIIVNEEMIPSFYAKRYAEERAEVVQYDENRLKSFGFHVISDKIIQYDEKYVRHDAKEISSILLSLLDDKRS, from the coding sequence ATGGATGACACTAATCTGCCAAAGGCTGTCGTCATTGGTGGAGGAACAGGCCTATCGGTACTTCTTCGTGGACTTAAAAAGTTTCCTGTCGACATTACTGCGATTGTCACTGTAGCTGACGACGGAGGAAGTTCAGGTCGATTACGTGATGAGTTTGATATACCTCCTCCAGGTGATGTACGAAATGTTATTACAGCGTTATCGGAGGTTGAACCTCTGTTAGAAGGACTTATGCAACATCGGTTTAAAAATGGGAATGGACTATCAGGTCATTCCCTTGGCAACCTAATGTTAGCCGCCATGACGGACATTACTGGTGATTTTGTAACAGGAGTTAGAGAAATGTGCCGCGTTCTTAACGTACGTGGTGAAGTTCTTCCTGCATCAAATCGAAGTATTGTTTTACATGCTGAAATGCGTGATGGTACTTTTGTTCAAGGTGAATCACAAATTCCTAAGGTAAATAAAGCAATTAAGCGGGTATTTCTTTCACCACCAGGCATCAAAGCGCTCCCCGAATCGCTACAAGCCATTCGTGAAGCTGATTTAATTGTTCTTGGGCCAGGTAGTCTATATACGAGCATTCTACCGAATTTACTTGTTCCGGGCATTGCTGAGGAAATTCAGCAGTCAAAGGCAAGGAAAGTGTATGTTTGTAACGTTATGACTCAGCTCGGTGAAACGGAAAACTATACGGCGAGTGACCACGTGCAGGCACTCATTGATCACATCGGCTATAAACTTATGGATACGATTATTGTAAACGAGGAAATGATTCCATCTTTCTATGCAAAACGTTATGCAGAAGAACGAGCAGAGGTTGTGCAATATGACGAAAATCGTCTAAAGAGCTTTGGTTTTCATGTAATCAGTGATAAAATTATTCAATACGATGAGAAATATGTACGCCATGATGCGAAGGAAATATCATCGATTCTTTTATCCTTATTAGACGATAAAAGGTCATGA
- the rapZ gene encoding RNase adapter RapZ, giving the protein MTDSIDKRIHMVIITGMSGAGKTVAMQCFEDIGYFCIDNLPPALLPKFVEMVDGSEGKLNKVALVMDLRGGDFFDHLVEAVDHLDSHERLDAEILFLDSKDSTLVRRYKETRRSHPLAPEGLPLEGIKKEREMLEELKGRSQQIIDTSDIKPVQLREKIMDRFSNNEKENFGVNVMSFGFKYGIPIDADLVFDIRFLPNPHYVEHLRPKTGVEEEVANYVFKWKETQTFLAKLIDMLAYMLPQYKREGKSQLVIGIGCTGGKHRSVAFAEHIGHHFETEYRTNITHRDIEKGKGHK; this is encoded by the coding sequence ATGACCGATTCGATTGATAAACGCATTCATATGGTCATTATTACAGGAATGAGTGGTGCTGGTAAGACAGTGGCAATGCAGTGTTTTGAAGATATCGGCTATTTCTGTATTGATAATCTGCCACCCGCGCTCTTACCGAAGTTCGTTGAAATGGTTGACGGTTCGGAAGGGAAATTAAATAAAGTAGCACTCGTGATGGATTTGCGTGGTGGGGATTTCTTTGACCATCTCGTGGAAGCTGTTGATCACCTCGATTCACATGAGCGTCTTGATGCGGAGATTCTTTTCCTTGATTCAAAGGACTCAACACTTGTCAGGCGCTATAAAGAAACAAGACGTTCTCATCCGCTTGCACCAGAAGGTTTGCCTCTAGAAGGCATTAAGAAAGAAAGAGAAATGCTTGAAGAGCTAAAAGGGCGCTCTCAGCAAATTATTGATACGAGCGACATTAAGCCAGTTCAGCTAAGAGAAAAAATCATGGACCGATTCTCGAACAATGAGAAAGAGAACTTTGGTGTCAATGTGATGTCGTTTGGATTTAAATACGGTATTCCAATCGATGCCGATCTAGTCTTTGACATTCGTTTTCTACCAAACCCACACTATGTGGAGCATTTGCGTCCAAAAACAGGTGTGGAAGAAGAAGTCGCGAACTATGTATTTAAGTGGAAAGAAACACAAACATTTCTAGCTAAATTAATTGATATGCTTGCGTATATGCTTCCTCAATATAAACGAGAAGGGAAGAGCCAGCTCGTCATTGGGATTGGATGTACGGGTGGAAAGCATCGATCTGTTGCATTTGCAGAACACATTGGTCACCATTTCGAAACAGAGTATCGCACGAATATTACGCACAGGGATATCGAAAAAGGGAAGGGTCATAAATAA
- the clpP gene encoding ATP-dependent Clp endopeptidase proteolytic subunit ClpP, translating to MVLIPTVIEQTNRGERAYDIYSRLLKDRIIMLGTAIDDNVSNAVVAQLLFLAAEDPDKDISLYINSPGGSITAGMAIYDTMQFIKPKVSTICIGMAASMGAFLLAAGEPGKRYALPNSEVMIHQPLGGTQGQASDIEIHAKRIIQMREKLNKILSERTGQPLETIDRDTDRDRFMEATEAKEYGLIDEVMEKKA from the coding sequence ATGGTTTTAATTCCAACGGTAATTGAACAAACAAACCGCGGTGAGAGAGCGTACGACATTTATTCTCGTCTTCTTAAGGACCGTATTATTATGCTAGGAACAGCAATTGACGACAACGTATCAAACGCAGTCGTTGCACAGCTTCTTTTCCTTGCTGCTGAAGACCCAGATAAAGACATCTCACTTTATATCAACAGCCCTGGTGGTTCAATCACTGCAGGTATGGCGATTTACGATACTATGCAATTCATTAAGCCAAAAGTATCAACAATCTGCATCGGTATGGCTGCTTCAATGGGTGCCTTCCTTCTTGCTGCTGGTGAACCTGGTAAGCGCTATGCTCTACCAAACAGTGAAGTAATGATTCACCAACCGCTCGGCGGTACGCAAGGTCAAGCTTCTGACATTGAAATTCACGCAAAACGCATCATCCAAATGCGCGAGAAGCTAAACAAAATTCTTTCTGAGCGCACAGGTCAACCACTTGAAACAATCGATCGCGACACAGATCGTGACCGTTTCATGGAAGCGACTGAAGCGAAAGAATACGGCTTGATTGATGAAGTAATGGAAAAGAAAGCATAA
- a CDS encoding 8-oxo-dGTP diphosphatase: MTIVQRVTNCILNDEANDRVLLLQKPRRGWWVAPGGKMESEESIRDSVIREFREETGVYLKNPKLKGIFTFIIKENEVTKSEWMMFTFLATEYDGEPVEKSDEGKVSWVNTNDVSELPMAPGDYHILDYMMKGHGIIYGTFTYTPDFKLLSYRLDPS; this comes from the coding sequence GTGACAATTGTGCAACGTGTAACAAACTGTATTTTAAATGACGAAGCAAATGATCGAGTACTTTTACTACAAAAGCCAAGACGCGGATGGTGGGTTGCACCAGGTGGAAAAATGGAATCGGAAGAATCAATCCGTGACTCAGTGATCCGAGAGTTTCGAGAAGAGACTGGTGTCTATTTAAAGAATCCAAAACTAAAAGGCATTTTCACATTCATTATTAAAGAAAATGAAGTAACAAAATCAGAATGGATGATGTTTACGTTTCTTGCAACGGAGTACGATGGCGAGCCAGTTGAGAAATCAGATGAAGGAAAAGTCTCCTGGGTAAATACAAATGATGTTAGTGAGCTTCCAATGGCCCCAGGTGATTATCATATACTTGATTATATGATGAAGGGTCACGGCATTATTTACGGTACATTTACTTATACACCTGACTTTAAACTTCTTTCATATCGATTAGATCCGTCTTAA
- the hisH gene encoding imidazole glycerol phosphate synthase subunit HisH — MIGIIDYGMGNLYSVSKALERLGYDYFVSEDEQELSKATGLLLPGVGSFRDAMSILTETGLKAFIEKEVEAGKPLLGICLGMQLLFEESDENGYAEGFSFLPGKVKKFPGQDSLGNAYKVPHMGWNKLVIEQPESFLMNDVGEEHVYFVHSYYVDTNDRDVLIATADYAEEVPAVVGKGKVFGTQFHPEKSSHAGLEILKNYAQYVERNDA; from the coding sequence ATGATCGGAATTATTGATTATGGCATGGGGAATTTATACAGCGTTAGTAAGGCACTAGAGCGTCTCGGTTATGATTATTTCGTTTCCGAAGATGAACAGGAGCTTTCAAAAGCAACGGGGCTCCTCCTTCCTGGCGTCGGCTCCTTTCGTGACGCGATGTCGATTTTGACTGAAACAGGATTAAAGGCTTTTATTGAAAAAGAAGTGGAGGCAGGAAAGCCGCTACTTGGGATTTGTCTTGGCATGCAGCTTCTATTTGAAGAAAGCGATGAGAATGGGTATGCGGAAGGCTTTTCTTTTTTGCCAGGTAAAGTAAAGAAATTTCCTGGACAAGATTCTTTAGGCAACGCTTATAAAGTTCCACATATGGGATGGAACAAGCTAGTGATCGAGCAGCCAGAGTCGTTTTTAATGAATGATGTCGGTGAGGAACACGTGTATTTTGTTCACTCCTATTATGTTGATACGAACGATCGGGATGTTCTTATTGCCACGGCAGATTACGCTGAGGAAGTTCCAGCGGTTGTTGGTAAAGGGAAGGTGTTTGGCACCCAGTTTCACCCGGAGAAAAGTAGCCATGCTGGCCTTGAGATCTTAAAGAATTATGCACAATACGTAGAAAGGAATGACGCATAA
- a CDS encoding HPr family phosphocarrier protein, whose product MIQKEVVVTLDTGLQARPAALFVQEANRFNSDIFLEKDGKKVNAKSIMGIMSLAVGTGSSVVLTVDGNDEEDAMSSLIDFIQKD is encoded by the coding sequence GTGATTCAAAAAGAAGTTGTGGTTACATTGGATACAGGATTACAAGCACGTCCAGCAGCTCTTTTCGTACAGGAAGCAAACCGGTTTAACTCGGACATCTTCCTTGAAAAGGATGGTAAAAAAGTTAATGCCAAAAGCATCATGGGCATCATGAGCCTTGCTGTTGGTACTGGTTCTTCTGTTGTTTTAACTGTTGATGGTAATGATGAGGAAGATGCGATGTCTTCATTAATTGATTTTATTCAAAAAGATTAG